The following are from one region of the Nicotiana tomentosiformis chromosome 7, ASM39032v3, whole genome shotgun sequence genome:
- the LOC138895213 gene encoding uncharacterized protein, which produces MFFDGAVNAKGVRIGAILISPTSQHYPATTQLHFFCTNNTAEYEACIMGMNMAFDLDVEELLIMGDSDLIIRQAQVYPQFQNELADALATLASMLPYPGNVHIDPLEIQVQKRHGYCNAIEMEPYVQTWYHDIKRFLKTKEYPEQASGDQKRTIGRLASSFFLNGEVLCKKTPDLNLLRCVDSREV; this is translated from the exons atgttctttgatggagctgtaaaTGCAAAAGGTGTCAGGATTGGAGCAATTCTGATTTCGCCTACCAGTCAGCACTATCCGGCCACAACCCAGCTCCATTTCTTCTGTACGAACAACACTGCCGAGTATGAAGCCTGCATCATGGGCATGAACATGGCATTTGACCTGGATGTAGAGGAATTATTAATTATGGGGGATTCCGATTTAATCATTCGACAAGCCCAAG TTTATCCTCAATTCCAGAATGAGCTAGCTGATGCACTAGCTACTTTGGCCTCAATGCTGCCATACCCGGGTAATGTTCATATTGACCCGCTGGAAATCCAAGTTCAAAAGAGGCATGGTTATTGTAACGCAATTGAAATGGAGCCATATGTCCAGAcatggtatcatgatatcaaaaggttTTTGAAAACAAAAGAATATCCCGAGCAGGCaagtggagatcaaaagagaactaTCGGAAGGCTTGCAAGCAGTTTCTTTCTGAATGGAGAGGTCCTATGCAAAAAAACTCCAGATCTGAATCTTTTGAGGTGTGTAGATTCCCGGGAAGTTTAA